From a region of the Deltaproteobacteria bacterium genome:
- the carB gene encoding carbamoyl-phosphate synthase large subunit — protein MPKRLDIQKVLIIGSGPIIIGQACEFDYSGTQACKALRQVGYQIVLVNSNPATIMTDPGMADFTYIEPLNVESLTRIIERERPDALLPNLGGQTGLNLSSQLEKAGILDKFGVKIIGVKAEAIERGEDRLAFKETMTRLGIEMPQSKIAYSVDEAEEIARELGFPVVVRPAYTMGGTGGGLVYNVEELRTVTSRGLSASFVGQVLIEESVLGWEELELEVVRDSKNQRITVCFIENVDAMGVHTGDSYCTAPMLTIAPELQARLQKHSYDIVEAIEVIGGTNIQFAHDPKTGRVVVIEINPRTSRSSALASKATGFPIAYVSSLLAAGLTLDEIPYWRDGTLEKYTPSGDYVVVKFARWAFEKFADAKDLLGTQMRAVGEVMSIGKTYKEAMQKAIRSLENGRMGLGFAADFNGKSLAELMDMLAEPTSERHFILYEALRKGADINELYAKTHIKPYFLSQMKELVELEEEILKTKGGILPDELLSRAKKDGFSDKYLSKILGIDETGIRKRRTALGVVEGWEPVPVSGVENAAYYFSTYNAPDKVEASTGRKIMVLGGGPNRIGQGIEFDYCCVHAAFALRDSGYSSIMVNCNPETVSTDYDTANRLYFEPLTVEDVLSIYEKEKPEGVIVQFGGQTPLNIASQLEAAGVKILGTSVEAIDLAEDRDRFRKMMDDLNIPMPASGMAATLEEALKVAARIGYPLMVRPSYVLGGRGMQVVYDGESLAGYVAKATGVTPERPILIDRFLENALEAEADALADGSDAFVPAVMEHIEFAGIHSGDSACVIPPISIPARHLETIREYTKKIAVALKVKGLLNVQYAICKDTVFVLEANPRASRTVPLVSKVCNVSMARLATRLMMGEKLADLNLSHHTVPHFGVKEAVFPFSMFPEVDPILGPEMRSTGEVLGMAATFGLAYAKAQSAAGQGLPTEGAVLFTVTDAEKTSALEAARRFHDMGFKIFATNGTQKFLSENGIPAIAIKKLHEGRPNITDAVMNKEIALIINTPSGKMSQYDDSYIRKAAIKHKIPYITTTAAAIAAARGIAALKNSQEPPKSLQEYHGDIR, from the coding sequence ATGCCAAAACGCCTGGATATTCAAAAGGTTCTCATCATCGGTTCCGGCCCCATCATAATCGGCCAGGCCTGCGAGTTCGACTACTCCGGCACCCAGGCCTGCAAGGCCCTGCGGCAGGTGGGCTACCAGATAGTATTGGTGAACTCCAACCCGGCAACGATAATGACCGACCCCGGAATGGCCGACTTCACCTACATCGAGCCTTTGAACGTGGAAAGCCTGACCCGGATAATCGAGCGGGAGCGGCCGGACGCCCTTCTGCCCAACCTTGGCGGCCAGACGGGCCTGAATCTTTCCTCACAGCTTGAAAAAGCCGGGATTCTGGACAAGTTCGGCGTGAAAATCATAGGGGTCAAGGCCGAGGCCATCGAACGCGGCGAGGACCGGCTGGCGTTCAAGGAGACCATGACCCGCCTGGGGATCGAGATGCCCCAAAGCAAAATCGCCTACTCTGTTGACGAGGCGGAGGAAATCGCCCGTGAGCTCGGTTTTCCGGTGGTTGTGCGCCCCGCATACACCATGGGCGGCACCGGGGGCGGGCTGGTCTACAACGTGGAGGAGCTTCGCACCGTCACCAGCCGTGGGCTTTCGGCCAGCTTCGTTGGGCAGGTTCTCATCGAGGAATCCGTGCTTGGCTGGGAGGAACTTGAGCTTGAAGTTGTGCGCGACTCCAAAAACCAGCGCATCACCGTCTGCTTCATCGAAAACGTGGACGCCATGGGCGTTCACACCGGGGACTCCTACTGCACCGCACCAATGCTGACCATAGCCCCGGAGCTTCAGGCAAGGCTCCAGAAGCATTCCTACGACATTGTGGAAGCCATCGAGGTCATAGGCGGAACCAACATCCAGTTCGCCCACGACCCGAAAACCGGGCGCGTGGTGGTGATCGAAATCAACCCCCGCACCAGCCGGTCCTCGGCCCTTGCCAGCAAGGCCACGGGCTTTCCCATCGCCTACGTAAGCTCCCTCCTGGCGGCGGGGCTGACTTTGGACGAAATCCCCTACTGGCGCGACGGGACACTTGAAAAATACACCCCCTCCGGCGATTACGTGGTGGTGAAGTTCGCCCGCTGGGCATTCGAGAAGTTCGCCGACGCCAAAGACCTTCTTGGAACCCAGATGAGGGCCGTGGGCGAGGTCATGTCCATAGGCAAAACCTACAAGGAGGCCATGCAGAAGGCCATAAGAAGTCTGGAAAACGGGCGCATGGGCCTGGGGTTCGCGGCGGACTTCAACGGAAAGAGCCTTGCCGAGCTTATGGACATGCTGGCGGAACCGACCTCCGAGCGGCACTTCATTCTTTACGAGGCCCTCAGGAAGGGAGCGGACATAAATGAGCTTTACGCCAAGACCCACATAAAGCCCTATTTCCTTTCACAGATGAAAGAGCTTGTGGAGCTTGAGGAAGAAATTCTGAAAACCAAGGGCGGCATTCTTCCCGACGAGCTTCTTTCGCGCGCCAAAAAGGACGGGTTTTCGGACAAGTACCTTTCAAAAATTCTCGGCATTGACGAAACAGGAATCCGCAAGCGCCGCACCGCCTTGGGCGTTGTGGAAGGATGGGAGCCGGTGCCGGTTTCGGGCGTGGAAAACGCGGCCTACTATTTTTCCACCTACAACGCGCCCGACAAGGTTGAGGCAAGCACGGGCCGCAAGATCATGGTTCTGGGCGGCGGCCCCAACCGCATAGGCCAGGGCATAGAGTTCGACTACTGCTGCGTTCACGCGGCCTTCGCACTGCGCGATTCCGGGTATTCGTCCATCATGGTCAACTGCAACCCGGAGACAGTCTCCACCGATTACGACACCGCCAACCGACTCTATTTCGAGCCTCTCACGGTGGAGGACGTGCTTTCCATTTATGAGAAGGAAAAGCCCGAAGGCGTAATCGTTCAGTTCGGCGGCCAGACTCCCTTGAATATCGCTTCCCAGCTCGAAGCCGCAGGTGTCAAAATCCTGGGAACCTCAGTTGAGGCCATCGATCTTGCCGAGGACCGGGACCGCTTCCGCAAAATGATGGACGATCTCAATATTCCCATGCCCGCATCAGGCATGGCCGCCACCCTCGAGGAGGCCCTCAAGGTCGCGGCCCGCATAGGCTACCCGCTCATGGTGCGGCCCTCCTACGTTCTGGGCGGGCGGGGAATGCAGGTGGTTTACGACGGGGAGTCCCTTGCGGGCTACGTGGCAAAGGCAACCGGCGTCACCCCGGAGAGGCCCATTCTAATCGACCGGTTCCTTGAAAACGCCCTTGAGGCCGAGGCCGACGCCCTGGCCGACGGCTCTGACGCCTTTGTTCCTGCGGTGATGGAGCACATAGAGTTCGCCGGTATCCATTCCGGGGATTCGGCCTGCGTTATTCCGCCCATAAGCATTCCGGCCAGGCACCTTGAAACCATAAGGGAATACACGAAAAAAATCGCGGTGGCCCTCAAGGTGAAGGGCCTTTTGAACGTGCAGTACGCCATCTGCAAGGACACCGTCTTCGTGTTGGAGGCCAACCCAAGGGCATCCCGCACGGTTCCCCTTGTTTCCAAGGTCTGCAACGTCTCCATGGCCCGGCTGGCCACAAGGCTCATGATGGGCGAAAAACTGGCCGACCTTAATCTTTCGCATCACACCGTGCCCCATTTCGGAGTGAAAGAGGCCGTGTTCCCCTTCAGCATGTTCCCTGAGGTTGACCCTATTCTGGGGCCTGAAATGCGCTCCACGGGCGAGGTCCTTGGCATGGCCGCCACCTTCGGGCTTGCTTACGCCAAGGCCCAGTCAGCGGCGGGACAGGGCCTGCCCACCGAAGGGGCGGTGCTCTTTACCGTAACCGACGCCGAAAAGACCTCGGCCCTGGAGGCGGCCCGGCGTTTCCACGACATGGGCTTCAAAATCTTCGCCACCAACGGAACCCAGAAGTTCCTTTCGGAAAACGGGATACCCGCCATAGCCATCAAAAAGCTCCACGAGGGGCGTCCCAACATCACGGACGCCGTGATGAACAAGGAGATAGCCCTTATCATCAACACACCTTCGGGCAAGATGAGCCAGTACGACGATTCCTACATCAGGAAAGCCGCCATAAAGCACAAGATTCCCTACATCACAACCACTGCGGCGGCCATCGCGGCGGCCAGGGGAATAGCGGCTCTCAAAAACTCCCAGGAGCCGCCCAAGAGCCTACAGGAATACCACGGCGACATACGGTAG
- a CDS encoding cobalamin B12-binding domain-containing protein, producing MRTTETVRILAVNPWIHDFAAYDFWARPMGLLSLCAMLRRAGFPVDYFDCLASPSKNSSSPRFGRGPYRKSAIPKPAVFSDVPRTYSRYGVDPEEFLAYLKSLESPPSLILVTCLMTYWYPGAFEVIKMVKEAFPSVPVVLGGIYATLFPEHAGQFSGADFVAQGACENEIFSIAERFTGARPETLPDYSDISSWPLIGLSDTRFAPVLGSLGCPYRCAYCASNFLQPQFRPKNADAIIEEIMHRVKSGVTDFAFYDDALLVDADKRIGPVFDEIIGRGMNIRIHLPNAVHARFITSELAEKMFRAGVRTLRLGLETTSSREGLDGKVTLSEFRRSAENLRRAGFDKNTLGAYLLCGLPDHEDREVEEGIRVVKEAGVTPILAHFSPMPRTALWERARASSRYDIENEPLSTNNSVFPCRPSFNWEALSRLKGLCSA from the coding sequence ATGAGGACGACTGAGACGGTGCGAATCCTCGCCGTCAACCCGTGGATTCACGATTTCGCGGCTTACGATTTCTGGGCAAGGCCCATGGGCCTCCTCTCCCTTTGCGCCATGCTCCGCAGGGCGGGCTTTCCGGTTGATTATTTCGACTGCCTGGCCAGCCCGTCAAAAAATTCGTCATCCCCAAGATTCGGGCGGGGGCCTTATCGCAAGTCCGCCATCCCGAAACCCGCCGTTTTTTCCGACGTTCCCCGCACCTACAGCCGCTACGGCGTTGATCCCGAAGAATTCCTGGCTTATCTCAAAAGCCTTGAAAGCCCGCCAAGCCTTATTCTGGTCACCTGCCTCATGACCTACTGGTACCCCGGAGCCTTTGAGGTCATTAAAATGGTGAAGGAGGCCTTTCCTTCCGTTCCCGTGGTCTTGGGCGGAATCTACGCCACTCTGTTTCCCGAACACGCCGGACAATTTTCAGGGGCCGATTTCGTGGCCCAGGGCGCTTGCGAAAACGAAATCTTCTCCATCGCGGAGCGCTTCACCGGAGCGCGACCGGAAACCCTCCCCGACTATTCCGATATCTCGTCCTGGCCGCTGATCGGGCTTTCCGACACCCGTTTCGCGCCGGTCCTGGGCTCCCTTGGCTGCCCGTACCGCTGCGCCTACTGCGCCTCAAATTTCCTTCAACCCCAGTTCAGGCCGAAAAACGCGGATGCGATCATAGAAGAAATCATGCATCGTGTGAAATCCGGCGTCACGGATTTCGCCTTTTACGACGACGCCCTTCTGGTTGACGCTGATAAGAGAATCGGCCCGGTTTTCGACGAAATCATCGGGCGGGGGATGAACATCAGAATCCATCTTCCGAATGCCGTCCACGCAAGGTTCATCACTTCGGAACTTGCGGAGAAGATGTTCCGGGCCGGCGTCAGAACCCTCCGGCTCGGCCTTGAAACAACCTCAAGCCGGGAGGGGCTGGACGGCAAGGTGACCCTGTCCGAGTTCCGGCGCTCTGCTGAAAATCTCAGGAGGGCGGGATTCGATAAAAATACGCTGGGAGCCTATCTTTTGTGCGGGCTTCCCGACCACGAAGACCGGGAGGTTGAGGAAGGCATAAGAGTTGTTAAGGAGGCCGGCGTCACCCCAATACTTGCCCACTTCAGCCCCATGCCCCGCACCGCCCTGTGGGAACGGGCCAGGGCCTCGTCCCGCTACGATATCGAAAACGAGCCCCTTTCGACCAACAACTCGGTCTTTCCCTGCCGCCCGTCCTTCAACTGGGAGGCGCTATCCCGTCTGAAAGGTTTGTGCTCCGCCTGA
- a CDS encoding Lrp/AsnC family transcriptional regulator yields the protein MLTSLEKRVIGKMAGDIPVCDRPYAAVAEELGLTEDEVLGVLVGLQKKGVMRRLGATLFHQSAGFGANAMVAMKVDGDRVDEVGEAVAGFSGVTHCYHRPGREEWPYNLYAMIHGPDEDACRKMADSLTAKVKVADFLVLFSVQELKKTSMGYFPADEDD from the coding sequence ATGCTCACCAGTCTTGAAAAGCGCGTGATCGGAAAGATGGCCGGGGACATCCCCGTGTGCGATCGCCCCTACGCCGCAGTGGCCGAAGAGCTTGGCCTCACCGAGGACGAGGTTCTGGGCGTCCTTGTGGGCCTGCAGAAAAAGGGAGTGATGCGCCGCCTTGGGGCCACTCTCTTTCACCAGTCCGCCGGTTTCGGGGCCAACGCCATGGTTGCCATGAAGGTTGACGGCGACCGGGTGGACGAGGTGGGCGAGGCGGTGGCGGGCTTTTCCGGGGTCACCCACTGCTACCACAGGCCGGGCAGGGAGGAATGGCCCTACAACCTCTACGCCATGATCCACGGGCCGGACGAGGACGCGTGCCGCAAAATGGCGGATTCCCTGACGGCCAAGGTCAAGGTGGCCGATTTTCTGGTTCTTTTCTCCGTCCAGGAGTTGAAGAAAACCTCCATGGGGTATTTTCCGGCAGATGAGGACGACTGA
- the mtnA gene encoding S-methyl-5-thioribose-1-phosphate isomerase — MNVNGKPCRAIWPDEHDDAVIRIIDQRLLPHQFSVIGLRTEDETIAAIKDMTVRGAPLIGATGAYGVYLALVNRPPGAEPESYLEAACARISEARPTAVNLAWAVETMKAAILAEPDSASWTGAAFKEAGRITDLEVENCRAIGRHGVGLIEEISRRKGGAVVNVLTHCNAGWLACVDYGTATAPMYAAFEKGVKIHVWVDETRPLNQGARLTAWELLQHGVPHTVIADNTGGHLMQHGMVDIVIVGSDRTTKTGDVANKIGTYLKALAAKDNKVPFYVALPSSTIDWEMTDGVAQIPIELRDPAEVAFVPGLYRGETVQVLVPPEKSPCANYAFDVTPARLVTGLITERGVCPATADGIAALFPDKVKRG, encoded by the coding sequence ATGAACGTAAACGGTAAGCCCTGCCGCGCGATCTGGCCCGATGAACATGACGACGCCGTTATCCGAATAATCGATCAGAGGCTTCTGCCGCACCAATTTTCGGTGATCGGTCTTCGCACCGAAGATGAGACCATAGCCGCCATCAAGGACATGACCGTGCGCGGTGCGCCTCTTATCGGAGCCACCGGGGCCTACGGGGTCTATCTCGCCCTGGTGAACAGGCCCCCCGGAGCCGAGCCCGAATCCTACCTCGAAGCTGCCTGTGCGCGCATCAGCGAGGCCCGGCCCACTGCGGTGAACCTAGCCTGGGCGGTGGAGACCATGAAGGCGGCGATTCTGGCCGAGCCCGATTCAGCATCCTGGACCGGGGCCGCTTTCAAAGAGGCCGGGCGCATAACCGACCTTGAGGTCGAGAACTGCCGGGCCATAGGGCGTCACGGCGTGGGCCTCATCGAGGAGATCAGCCGCAGAAAGGGCGGGGCGGTCGTCAACGTTCTCACCCACTGCAACGCGGGCTGGCTTGCCTGCGTGGATTACGGCACCGCCACCGCCCCAATGTACGCGGCCTTTGAAAAGGGCGTCAAAATCCACGTGTGGGTTGACGAGACAAGGCCCCTGAACCAGGGCGCGCGGCTCACCGCCTGGGAGCTTTTGCAGCACGGAGTGCCCCACACGGTCATTGCGGACAACACCGGCGGGCACCTCATGCAGCACGGAATGGTGGATATCGTCATCGTGGGCTCGGACCGCACCACCAAGACCGGTGACGTGGCCAACAAAATCGGCACCTATCTGAAGGCCCTGGCGGCAAAGGACAACAAGGTGCCATTCTACGTGGCGCTACCGTCGTCAACCATAGACTGGGAAATGACCGACGGCGTGGCTCAGATTCCCATAGAACTGCGCGACCCCGCCGAGGTGGCCTTCGTGCCCGGCCTTTACAGGGGCGAGACTGTGCAGGTGCTGGTTCCGCCCGAAAAAAGCCCATGCGCCAATTACGCCTTTGACGTGACCCCGGCTCGGCTGGTGACGGGGCTCATCACCGAGCGTGGGGTCTGCCCGGCAACCGCTGACGGTATAGCGGCCCTTTTTCCAGACAAGGTCAAGCGCGGTTAA
- the larB gene encoding nickel pincer cofactor biosynthesis protein LarB: MNRDQLKELLQNVADGKTGADDAAQRLQNIFFEDLGFACLDHHRSLRKGFPEVIYGEGKTVAQVIGIMERMEAHGDVILATRLSPEKGLAVIERFPLAVYHEDARMVILEPTPLPKTGRGPIAVVAAGTSDMPVAREASLTARAMGNEVSEIYDVGVAGLHRLFIHKEALSKATVIVVAAGMEGALPSVVAGLFPKPVIAVPTSVGYGASFGGVTALLSMLNSCASNVAVVNVDNGFGAGYMASIINHS, encoded by the coding sequence ATGAACCGGGACCAATTGAAGGAACTTTTACAAAACGTGGCCGACGGCAAGACCGGCGCTGACGACGCCGCCCAGAGGCTACAGAACATATTTTTCGAGGACTTGGGCTTCGCCTGCCTGGATCATCACCGCTCGCTCCGAAAGGGCTTTCCCGAAGTGATCTACGGCGAAGGAAAGACCGTAGCCCAGGTGATTGGCATAATGGAGCGGATGGAAGCCCACGGCGACGTGATTCTGGCCACAAGGCTTTCGCCGGAAAAGGGCCTTGCCGTAATCGAACGATTTCCGCTCGCGGTATACCACGAGGACGCCCGGATGGTGATACTGGAGCCGACGCCGCTTCCAAAGACCGGGCGCGGCCCCATAGCGGTGGTGGCCGCAGGAACCAGCGACATGCCCGTGGCCCGCGAGGCGTCTCTTACGGCCCGCGCCATGGGAAACGAGGTCTCCGAGATTTACGACGTGGGCGTGGCCGGGCTTCACCGGCTTTTCATCCACAAGGAGGCTCTCTCAAAGGCCACCGTGATCGTCGTCGCCGCAGGCATGGAGGGCGCGCTTCCCTCGGTGGTGGCGGGCCTTTTCCCCAAGCCCGTGATCGCCGTTCCCACCTCCGTCGGCTACGGGGCCTCCTTCGGGGGTGTCACCGCGCTCCTGTCGATGCTCAACTCCTGCGCCTCCAACGTTGCAGTGGTGAACGTGGACAACGGCTTCGGCGCGGGCTACATGGCGAGCATAATCAATCACAGCTGA
- a CDS encoding histidine triad nucleotide-binding protein, with protein sequence MGIVEKLTGRFNLLPFYLKHQHRLGALRRNKVEHKPEDCIFCKISRGESPAEFLYQDDDIIVFKDIRPLAPVHLLIVPRKHIRSINDLEDADHDVVARMVFLGRDFAKKMDTDKKGYNLLFNVEWGGGQRVFHLHLHLLGGR encoded by the coding sequence ATGGGCATTGTGGAAAAATTGACGGGCAGGTTCAACCTGCTTCCGTTTTATCTCAAGCACCAGCACCGCCTTGGCGCTCTTAGGAGGAACAAAGTGGAGCATAAACCGGAAGACTGCATTTTCTGCAAGATATCAAGAGGCGAAAGCCCCGCCGAATTCCTTTACCAGGATGATGACATCATCGTGTTCAAAGACATCCGCCCCCTGGCCCCGGTGCACCTTCTTATCGTTCCCAGAAAGCACATTCGGAGCATCAACGACCTGGAAGACGCCGACCACGATGTTGTGGCCCGGATGGTTTTTTTGGGCAGGGACTTTGCCAAAAAGATGGATACCGACAAGAAGGGCTACAACCTCCTGTTCAACGTGGAGTGGGGAGGGGGGCAGAGGGTGTTTCACCTGCACTTGCACCTTCTCGGCGGCAGATAG
- a CDS encoding leucyl/phenylalanyl-tRNA--protein transferase: protein MPVYALSPELMFPHPGLASRSGLLAVGGDLSAARLLLAYSLGIFPWYNEGDPILWWSPSPRLIIVPKSIHVPRSLIKSMKREHFSVTFDTAFGDVIKACATTGDRAGEGTWLVPEMIAAYENLHRLGYAHSVETWQDGRLAGGLYGVSLGRCFFGESMFFSKPDASKTALVTLAAFLASRNFSFIDCQQDTPHMRKMGGRTVSRRHFMQMLREAMDTETLLVNWGELVV, encoded by the coding sequence ATGCCCGTATATGCGCTAAGCCCAGAGCTCATGTTTCCCCATCCGGGGCTTGCCAGCCGAAGCGGGCTCCTGGCCGTGGGCGGCGACCTTTCCGCCGCGCGCCTTCTTTTGGCCTACAGCCTTGGTATTTTCCCCTGGTACAACGAGGGAGACCCCATACTCTGGTGGTCGCCGTCTCCCCGCCTCATCATAGTTCCCAAAAGCATCCACGTTCCCCGAAGCCTTATAAAAAGCATGAAAAGAGAGCACTTTTCCGTCACCTTCGACACTGCCTTCGGGGATGTCATAAAGGCCTGCGCAACGACGGGGGACAGAGCGGGGGAGGGCACCTGGCTGGTGCCGGAGATGATCGCGGCCTACGAGAACCTGCACCGCTTAGGTTACGCCCACAGCGTCGAGACGTGGCAGGACGGCAGGCTTGCGGGCGGACTCTACGGCGTCTCCCTTGGGCGTTGCTTTTTCGGCGAATCCATGTTTTTTTCAAAGCCGGACGCCTCGAAAACGGCCCTTGTCACCCTGGCGGCCTTTCTGGCGTCCCGGAATTTTTCGTTCATAGACTGCCAGCAGGACACCCCCCACATGCGGAAAATGGGCGGGCGAACGGTATCCCGAAGGCATTTCATGCAAATGCTCCGGGAAGCCATGGACACCGAAACCCTGCTGGTAAATTGGGGCGAACTGGTGGTGTAA
- the fusA gene encoding elongation factor G: MSARKKTPLQKMRNIGIIAHIDAGKTTVTERILYYTGKVHKMGEVHDGEAVMDWMADEQERGITITSAVTTCVWNDHEIHIIDTPGHVDFTIEVERSLRVLDGVVGVFCAVGGVQPQSETVWRQADRYRVPKIAFINKMDRIGADFFSVIEQMKDRLKARPLVLQIPIGSEDSFSGIIDLVSMKRLSFEADSLGAVMKEDDIPDDLAGEAALHREKLLEDVCELDDVLMEKYLGEEPISVAELNAGIRKAAIGLLGVPVLCGAALRNKGVQPLIDAVVSYLPSPADVPPVKGVHPKTGEVVEFAATEKEPLAALIYKVSMQEGRKFCFVRIYSGKITAGVDVYSPITKSREKPSRIFAVHANKHERIEEAGAGNIVGVTGLKVPSTGDTLCEEAHPVILERIDTYEPVMSMAVEPKTHADQEKLPSVLEKLSAEDPTFKVREDNETGQTIISGMGELHLEIIVSRMQRDYNTAVNVGKPQVVHRETVAETASGMALFDQDVAGSHHFAQVEVTLSPRPRKSGNTVESGLKAGTLPENLVNAALAGISESLQTGVIMGYAVIDVAATLSAVTARETGATELGFKVAAQMAVKEALKNAQSFLLEPIVNVEILVPDSFMGEAIGDLNSRGGKVEAIEARKDIQAVLAQVPLSHMFGYSTALRSATQGRGTFTLQFSHYDKAQ, translated from the coding sequence ATGAGCGCCAGGAAAAAGACACCGCTTCAAAAGATGCGCAACATCGGGATCATAGCCCACATAGACGCGGGCAAGACCACGGTGACCGAGCGCATCCTTTATTATACAGGCAAGGTCCACAAGATGGGCGAGGTCCACGACGGCGAGGCCGTGATGGACTGGATGGCCGACGAGCAGGAGCGCGGCATCACCATTACAAGCGCCGTCACCACCTGCGTCTGGAACGACCACGAAATCCACATCATAGACACCCCCGGGCACGTTGACTTCACCATAGAGGTGGAGCGGAGCCTCCGGGTGCTGGACGGCGTGGTGGGCGTTTTCTGCGCCGTGGGCGGGGTCCAGCCCCAGAGTGAGACCGTGTGGAGGCAGGCCGACCGCTACCGGGTGCCCAAGATCGCCTTCATCAACAAGATGGACCGCATAGGCGCGGATTTTTTCAGCGTCATAGAACAAATGAAGGACCGCCTGAAGGCCCGTCCCCTGGTTCTCCAGATTCCCATCGGAAGCGAGGATTCCTTTTCGGGCATAATCGATCTCGTTTCCATGAAGCGTCTCTCCTTCGAGGCGGACAGCCTGGGGGCGGTGATGAAGGAGGACGACATCCCGGACGATCTGGCCGGGGAAGCCGCCCTTCACCGGGAAAAGCTCCTTGAGGACGTGTGCGAGCTGGACGACGTACTCATGGAAAAATACCTTGGCGAAGAACCAATAAGCGTCGCCGAACTGAACGCCGGCATACGCAAGGCCGCCATAGGCCTTCTTGGGGTTCCGGTGCTGTGCGGCGCGGCTCTTCGCAACAAGGGCGTCCAGCCCCTTATCGACGCGGTGGTGAGCTATCTCCCAAGCCCGGCGGACGTGCCCCCGGTGAAAGGCGTCCACCCCAAAACCGGCGAAGTGGTGGAATTTGCCGCCACGGAAAAAGAGCCCCTTGCAGCCCTGATCTACAAGGTTTCCATGCAGGAGGGGCGCAAGTTCTGTTTCGTGCGCATCTATTCCGGCAAGATCACCGCAGGCGTCGACGTCTACAGCCCAATAACCAAATCCCGCGAAAAGCCCTCGCGCATCTTCGCCGTTCACGCCAACAAGCACGAGAGAATCGAGGAGGCCGGGGCCGGAAACATAGTGGGCGTAACGGGACTCAAGGTTCCATCCACAGGCGACACCCTCTGCGAAGAGGCCCACCCGGTGATCCTGGAGCGCATCGACACCTATGAGCCGGTCATGAGCATGGCGGTGGAGCCCAAGACCCACGCCGACCAGGAAAAGCTGCCCTCGGTGCTGGAAAAGCTCTCCGCCGAAGACCCCACCTTCAAGGTGCGCGAGGATAACGAAACCGGCCAGACCATAATTTCCGGCATGGGCGAGCTTCATCTTGAGATCATAGTCAGCCGCATGCAGCGGGACTACAACACAGCGGTCAACGTGGGAAAGCCCCAGGTGGTGCACCGGGAGACCGTGGCTGAGACAGCCTCCGGCATGGCCCTCTTCGACCAGGACGTGGCCGGAAGCCATCACTTCGCCCAGGTTGAGGTGACCCTTTCCCCGCGTCCCCGGAAGAGCGGAAACACCGTGGAATCGGGCTTAAAGGCCGGAACCCTGCCGGAAAACCTGGTGAACGCGGCGCTTGCCGGAATCTCCGAGAGCCTTCAGACCGGCGTCATCATGGGATACGCGGTCATAGACGTGGCCGCGACCTTAAGCGCGGTAACGGCCAGGGAGACAGGGGCCACGGAGCTTGGGTTCAAGGTTGCGGCCCAGATGGCGGTGAAGGAGGCCCTCAAAAACGCCCAGTCCTTCCTTCTGGAGCCCATCGTCAACGTGGAGATTCTGGTTCCCGACTCCTTCATGGGCGAGGCCATAGGCGATCTCAACAGCAGGGGCGGCAAGGTGGAGGCCATCGAGGCCAGGAAGGACATCCAGGCGGTCCTGGCCCAGGTGCCTCTGTCCCACATGTTCGGCTACTCCACGGCACTGCGAAGCGCCACCCAGGGCAGAGGCACCTTTACGCTGCAGTTCTCGCACTACGACAAAGCCCAATAA